TGGCTTCAAGATCCAACCGATGCACTCCTAAACCCTATCCATGAACCGCCGTCTTTCCGGCATTGGTTCGGCACTACTCGTCAAGGCTATGATGTCTTTGCCCGAACGCTGGTTGGCAGCCAAGCGGCATTAACTGTTGTGCTCCTGGCAACACTACTGAGTTTGGTGATAGGTGTGCCCTTGGGTATGGTCAGTGGCTATTTGGGAGGCCGCTTGGAT
The Cyanobacteriota bacterium DNA segment above includes these coding regions:
- a CDS encoding ABC transporter permease, which encodes MASSSSPGLRRVGLFGLSTLSSRMMAVGIAITVGFLAIAIVAPLGQHWGWLQDPTDALLNPIHEPPSFRHWFGTTRQGYDVFARTLVGSQAALTVVLLATLLSLVIGVPLGMVSGYLGGRLD